A region of Luteitalea sp. DNA encodes the following proteins:
- a CDS encoding helix-turn-helix domain-containing protein, with the protein MALSETEAVIVHGPQLPATDTAKHGKRLSQKEIALILSLDAAGKNMSQIAAGVGCDVSTVSRTLSQYTDHRELARKRLEGGALRLAQTVVNTKDAGVALKALGKLDVVREDAAQGGNSLVVLLGSEAAPLQPPTLSAIDVTMAGPSPSPGNANPVSLSADTAVSGELVEAKATPIGGVSPPRFA; encoded by the coding sequence ATGGCGCTGAGTGAGACAGAGGCCGTCATAGTGCACGGCCCCCAGTTGCCTGCCACAGACACGGCCAAGCACGGCAAGCGCCTCTCCCAAAAGGAAATTGCGCTGATTCTGAGCTTGGATGCCGCCGGGAAGAACATGTCCCAAATAGCTGCCGGCGTCGGCTGCGACGTGTCGACGGTCAGCCGCACGCTGTCGCAGTACACGGACCACCGTGAGTTGGCCCGCAAGCGATTGGAAGGCGGCGCGCTCCGGCTCGCGCAAACCGTTGTGAACACGAAGGATGCTGGCGTAGCCCTCAAGGCGCTCGGTAAGCTCGATGTGGTGCGGGAAGACGCCGCGCAGGGCGGGAATAGCCTCGTGGTGTTGCTCGGGAGTGAGGCCGCGCCACTGCAGCCGCCGACCCTATCCGCGATCGACGTCACCATGGCCGGACCTTCGCCTAGTCCTGGAAACGCTAATCCGGTTTCGCTTTCTGCGGACACGGCTGTAAGTGGCGAATTGGTGGAGGCGAAGGCCACGCCAATTGGGGGTGTTTCGCCTCCCAGGTTCGCATAA